Proteins from a single region of Bos indicus x Bos taurus breed Angus x Brahman F1 hybrid chromosome 29, Bos_hybrid_MaternalHap_v2.0, whole genome shotgun sequence:
- the LOC113886492 gene encoding mas-related G-protein coupled receptor member B5-like, translating to MDNYCETHHSSPDAAERAEGSHDVEHVALRSLAVVVALFGLVGNGIVIWFVHLSHKKTSFIIYSLNLAIADFMNLGFQILFSVRHILKPFLNHCFGLHALFMVLRWFFYLTGLGIMTAISFQRCLSALFPIWYRCHCPKHLLAIVSTLLWILTFLLNVLRGHACGQLFTKEEKFCDEFKTATAVSVFLQFSVLGISSLLLLRRVQASSQKHQPRKFYLVLLLSFLGFLFGLPLSIIRFCTTEKIHIFNDICVLLSCVNSTANPAIYFFIGGLQRERSMEALKVVLQRALGEEMEDAEDQKVTPTGKTESVSL from the coding sequence ATGGACAATTACTGCGAGACTCATCATTCCAGCCCTGACGCTGCAGAGCGGGCTGAAGGGTCACACGATGTTGAGCATGTGGCCCTCCGGTCCCTCGCTGTGGTTGTGGCCCTTTTCGGACTGGTGGGAAATGGAATCGTGATCTGGTTTGTCCATCTGTCTCACAAGAAGACCTCCTTCATCATCTACAGCCTCAATCTGGCCATAGCGGATTTCATGAACCTTGGCTTCCAGATCCTGTTCTCTGTCCGCCATATCCTGAAGCCTTTCCTCAACCATTGCTTTGGTCTTCATGCCCTCTTTATGGTCCTGAGGTGGTTCTTCTACCTCACTGGTCTGGGCATCATGACCGCCATCAGCTTCCAGCGCTGTCTGTCCGCCCTCTTCCCTATCTGGTATCGGTGTCATTGCCCCAAGCACCTGTTGGCCATCGTGAGCACGCTCCTTTGGATTCTGACCTTTCTGTTAAATGTGCTGAGAGGTCATGCCTGCGGTCAGTTATTCACCAAAGAGGAAAAGTTCTGTGACGAATTTAAGACTGCCACCGCTGTGTCGGTCTTCCTCCAGTTCTCCGTCCTGGGCATTTCCAGTCTGTTGTTGCTCCGGCGAGTCCAGGCCAGCTCCCAGAAGCATCAGCCCAGAAAGTTCTACCTGGTCCTCCTGCTCTCGTTCCTGGGCTTCCTCTTCGGCCTGCCTCTCAGTATCATCCGGTTCTGTACAACTGAGAAAATTCACATCTTCAATGACATCTGTGTCCTCTTGTCCTGCGTCAACAGCACGGCCAACCCTGCCATTTACTTCTTCATCGGGGGCCTTCAGAGGGAGCGGTCGATGGAGGCCCTCAAGGTGGTCCTTCAAAGAGCCCTGGGTGAGGAGATGGAGGATGCTGAGGACCAGAAAGTGACCCCAACTGGCAAGACGGAGAGCGTGAGCCTCTGA